Proteins found in one Mycoplasmopsis citelli genomic segment:
- a CDS encoding type IV secretory system conjugative DNA transfer family protein: MDFLKLKITKQEFKKEIFFAFVWTIFLYAVILFGYTAFIFVFERHLDLDPNKSINIYFNLMWELIQKHWYYILTSSFLASLILTIIWYSRKKDKKYEKEIKGQKLWFYDQEKNMGSIKEYNKEYSLDNLNPGWVINYSKTKGKINYKGINLSLHPINFKILGGTRSGKTQKFVIPILKYNINLLNQKNKPNLVVADPKGELNLSAKEDLKKNNYREIILDITNPLSSIGFNMLNMVWDTFHSTEGKISKNHALAIRMLNEIIESLKNWSTQGENSMWDNNAKNAILGIGKFMLFYSLYEPSKLKRENFNLASFAQFLNISMFSKNSNWAKFFEDLLKTKESEIKPIFSLRDYAKESLINLYRDELFGLFNTVETTLTGILTNAYSVMNLFSSNAELKSFTSRGDLDVRELLMLSDPKYINSNQWREKINYFKDEINHYQSENKNTLTKFKNPMSFLNLCSLYKKNIDLLENSDKYLNEIGRDIAKVNEFKKQYEQEVQTLENEINLFIKIEELNLSSLELKQLIKKYFHNIKMLDYYEAKINLYNEESKPFALFIKFPDHEKSKNLMVNIIIDQIYKIAIEIANANNGSLNRFLLNIFDEFGNLPVLNDFGSKLSIALSRKVAFLIILQAYSQLDKYKKDQKGIILENTGLSAFISSDNDDTVKAISDALGKIKLEKISYTKNADSKDSQNSSLGEKELMTTSEIKQLDKNTHLIFRMQNLPLKLKSTSAHTIWDLKTNKQQIANDIQFNEKEYILDYKSLLNKSAIDKVKNGEYKNIKIESNIKPKESKKEKLNANPKDLEKINALKSQNAQLKNSIDFYQKNLEEEINIELIDHLNKLIQSANENIIKNQKEIDALTKNDEHYAKKD; this comes from the coding sequence ATGGATTTTTTAAAATTAAAAATCACCAAACAAGAATTTAAAAAAGAAATATTTTTTGCTTTTGTGTGAACTATATTTCTTTATGCGGTGATTTTATTTGGGTATACAGCATTTATCTTTGTTTTTGAAAGGCATTTAGATTTAGATCCAAATAAGAGTATCAATATTTACTTTAATTTAATGTGAGAGTTAATTCAAAAACATTGATATTACATTTTAACAAGTAGTTTTTTAGCATCATTGATATTAACAATTATTTGGTATTCTCGCAAAAAAGATAAAAAATACGAAAAAGAAATCAAAGGACAAAAACTTTGATTTTATGACCAAGAAAAAAATATGGGTTCTATTAAAGAATATAATAAAGAATACTCATTAGATAATTTAAACCCGGGTTGAGTAATTAATTATTCAAAAACAAAAGGAAAAATAAATTATAAAGGGATAAATTTATCACTTCATCCAATTAATTTTAAAATTCTTGGAGGAACCCGTTCAGGGAAAACTCAAAAATTTGTTATTCCAATTTTAAAATATAACATAAATTTACTTAATCAAAAAAACAAACCAAATTTAGTGGTTGCAGATCCAAAGGGAGAATTAAATTTAAGCGCTAAAGAAGATTTAAAGAAAAATAATTATCGTGAAATTATTTTAGATATTACAAATCCACTTTCATCAATTGGTTTTAATATGCTAAATATGGTATGAGATACTTTTCATTCAACAGAAGGTAAAATATCTAAAAATCATGCATTAGCAATTCGTATGTTAAATGAAATTATTGAATCTTTAAAAAACTGGAGCACACAAGGAGAAAACTCCATGTGAGATAATAATGCTAAAAACGCAATTTTAGGCATTGGAAAGTTTATGTTGTTTTATTCATTATATGAACCAAGCAAACTTAAAAGAGAGAATTTTAATTTAGCATCTTTTGCACAATTTTTAAATATTTCAATGTTTAGTAAAAATTCTAATTGAGCAAAATTTTTTGAAGATTTATTAAAAACAAAAGAAAGTGAAATAAAGCCAATTTTTTCACTTAGAGACTATGCTAAAGAATCGTTGATTAATTTATACCGCGATGAACTTTTTGGTCTTTTTAATACAGTTGAAACAACATTAACAGGAATTTTAACAAATGCTTATAGTGTAATGAATTTATTTTCTTCAAATGCAGAACTTAAAAGTTTTACATCACGCGGAGACTTAGATGTACGCGAATTATTAATGCTTAGCGATCCCAAGTATATAAATTCTAATCAATGAAGAGAAAAAATTAATTATTTTAAAGATGAAATTAATCATTATCAAAGTGAAAATAAAAATACTTTAACTAAATTTAAAAATCCAATGAGTTTTCTTAATTTATGTTCTTTATATAAGAAAAATATTGATTTGCTAGAAAATTCAGATAAGTATTTAAATGAAATTGGACGTGATATTGCTAAAGTAAATGAATTTAAGAAGCAATATGAGCAGGAAGTGCAAACGCTTGAAAATGAAATAAATTTGTTTATTAAAATAGAAGAATTAAATTTATCTTCTTTAGAATTGAAACAACTAATTAAAAAGTATTTTCACAATATCAAAATGCTTGACTATTACGAAGCTAAAATTAATCTTTATAATGAAGAATCTAAGCCTTTTGCATTATTTATTAAATTTCCTGATCATGAAAAAAGTAAGAATTTAATGGTTAATATTATCATTGATCAAATTTATAAAATTGCTATTGAAATTGCAAATGCAAATAATGGAAGTTTAAACCGATTTTTACTTAATATTTTTGATGAATTTGGAAATCTACCAGTTCTAAACGATTTTGGGAGTAAATTATCGATTGCTTTGTCAAGGAAAGTGGCTTTTTTAATTATTTTGCAAGCATATTCACAACTTGATAAATACAAAAAAGATCAAAAGGGCATCATATTAGAAAATACCGGTCTAAGTGCTTTTATTAGTTCTGATAATGATGATACTGTTAAAGCAATTTCTGATGCACTAGGAAAAATAAAATTAGAAAAAATAAGTTATACAAAAAACGCAGATTCAAAAGATTCGCAAAACTCTTCATTAGGAGAAAAAGAACTAATGACCACTTCAGAAATTAAACAACTTGATAAAAACACACATTTAATTTTTCGTATGCAAAACTTACCACTTAAGCTTAAGTCAACATCAGCACATACTATTTGAGATTTAAAAACAAATAAACAACAAATAGCTAATGATATTCAATTTAATGAAAAAGAATATATTTTGGATTATAAGAGTCTTTTAAATAAAAGTGCAATTGATAAAGTAAAAAATGGTGAGTACAAAAATATTAAAATCGAATCAAATATAAAACCAAAAGAATCAAAAAAAGAAAAATTAAATGCTAATCCAAAAGATTTAGAAAAAATTAATGCTTTAAAATCGCAAAATGCACAACTGAAAAATAGTATTGATTTTTATCAAAAAAACTTAGAAGAAGAAATCAATATTGAATTAATTGATCATTTAAATAAATTAATTCAAAGTGCAAACGAAAATATTATAAAAAACCAAAAAGAAATTGATGCATTAACTAAAAACGATGAGCATTATGCAAAAAAAGACTAA
- a CDS encoding ATP-binding protein gives MSKSKIWGRVMLINNNEIIKNFDFLKKVQIDNKKLLIPEVINLDILGIINAIDRKMGINKFLFQGPPGTGKTESAKQIAKSLNRDLYMVDFTILIDSKLGQTGKNIAELFEQINYLSNPEKIVILFDEIDALAMDRINSDDHREIGRATTTILNALDNLNEKIILIATTNLYKYFEKALIRRFDFVIDFSKYTTEELIKSADFIFKLYATKFKITNKNIPLFKKIISLLEPIYYPSEMENLIKTSLAFSDLNNPNDYLKRLYRNVCKDKCNDLERLKNKDFTEEEIQLLTTDNLKKISLKTTKEQTSDNN, from the coding sequence ATGAGCAAAAGCAAAATATGAGGAAGAGTAATGTTAATTAATAATAATGAAATTATAAAAAACTTTGATTTTCTAAAAAAAGTACAAATTGATAATAAAAAATTATTAATCCCAGAAGTAATAAATTTAGATATTTTAGGAATAATCAATGCAATTGACCGCAAAATGGGAATAAATAAATTCTTGTTTCAAGGTCCTCCTGGAACCGGAAAAACCGAAAGCGCAAAACAAATTGCAAAAAGTTTAAATAGAGATCTTTATATGGTTGATTTTACAATTTTAATTGATAGCAAATTAGGTCAAACTGGAAAAAATATTGCTGAATTATTTGAACAAATAAATTATTTGTCTAACCCTGAAAAAATAGTGATTTTATTTGATGAAATTGATGCTTTAGCAATGGATAGAATTAATTCTGATGATCATAGAGAAATAGGAAGAGCAACCACAACGATTTTAAATGCATTGGATAATTTAAACGAAAAAATTATTTTAATTGCTACAACAAATTTATATAAATATTTTGAAAAAGCTCTAATTAGAAGATTTGATTTTGTTATTGATTTTAGCAAATATACAACTGAAGAATTAATTAAAAGTGCTGATTTTATTTTTAAATTATATGCAACTAAATTCAAAATTACCAATAAAAATATTCCTTTATTTAAAAAAATAATTAGTTTGCTAGAACCAATTTATTATCCATCAGAAATGGAAAATTTAATTAAAACATCCCTAGCTTTTAGTGATTTAAACAATCCGAATGATTATTTAAAAAGATTATATAGAAATGTTTGCAAAGATAAATGCAACGACTTAGAACGCTTAAAGAATAAAGATTTTACTGAAGAAGAAATTCAGTTATTAACTACTGATAATTTAAAGAAGATTTCTTTGAAAACCACAAAGGAGCAAACAAGTGATAACAATTAA
- a CDS encoding single-stranded DNA-binding protein — MKAQVTLIGRISKIGNLIQSKYNPEIEILPFQIGVNGVNKGQEIKMYYDCLAFSAKANYIFKNLQVGDQVYFEGTLEPRTILDKNQSGMYSIITQSIMGLESKAAKEDRKKRQAKVSKLMDQDTFMQETNNSVISSKSNSSIFGDDEDNEMLGTSL; from the coding sequence ATGAAAGCACAAGTCACTTTAATTGGACGCATTTCAAAAATCGGAAATCTCATTCAAAGTAAATACAATCCCGAAATTGAAATATTACCTTTTCAAATTGGAGTTAATGGTGTCAATAAAGGACAAGAAATAAAAATGTATTATGACTGTTTAGCTTTTAGTGCTAAAGCAAATTATATTTTTAAAAATTTGCAAGTTGGAGATCAGGTTTATTTTGAAGGAACTTTAGAGCCAAGAACTATTTTAGATAAAAATCAAAGTGGAATGTATTCAATTATCACTCAATCAATTATGGGTTTAGAATCTAAGGCGGCAAAAGAAGATCGTAAAAAAAGACAGGCAAAAGTATCAAAATTAATGGACCAAGACACTTTTATGCAAGAAACAAATAATTCTGTAATATCTTCAAAGTCAAACAGTTCAATTTTTGGTGATGATGAAGATAATGAAATGCTAGGAACATCTTTATAA
- the mobL gene encoding relaxase MobL, protein MSNFVFKVSRFVNKANAHFQKDKNNQNLNWNYYTCKSKRNIIDYITRKNACFKSSLNKEQMQELIQQNNFNVVKTFNNLMDSKENLNSGLFQIKSKDDFEIVSKTDAKKTFNKLNPKQYVWDSVISFDNEILKKHELYSQEEIIKFVAKQMDWILKKEKIPFENLNFFASIHANTQNPHVHLVFFEKEKKFINSKNGEVSYRGKGKFDFKNIQAFLNHLNSLPSSKEQEQVYKDKKDFWDIKNKIRNIYKESIRHNTLQTTFEFEQKFYEFSDELKKTNVKKLKDLSIEQKTKLSSMVNELISKDKKLSIEMKTLYQKLEDISKLQENENFKNKELISLQTNLENALLKEMIKTNQFNKIDNYQFLKNYNPNLNFISNNSSTLKFTKQKQYKKLPYLIWKIIQNYKKGLSFFSPTEDNAKYKGTTWKHKSL, encoded by the coding sequence ATGAGTAATTTTGTTTTTAAGGTGTCACGTTTTGTAAATAAAGCAAATGCACATTTTCAAAAAGATAAAAATAATCAAAATTTAAATTGAAATTATTACACTTGTAAAAGCAAACGCAATATTATCGATTACATTACAAGAAAAAATGCTTGTTTTAAAAGCTCACTGAACAAAGAACAAATGCAGGAGTTAATTCAACAGAATAATTTTAACGTTGTAAAAACTTTTAATAACTTGATGGATTCAAAAGAAAATTTAAATAGTGGGTTGTTCCAAATTAAATCTAAAGATGATTTTGAAATAGTTTCTAAAACAGATGCAAAGAAAACTTTTAATAAATTAAACCCAAAACAATATGTTTGAGATAGTGTTATTAGTTTTGACAATGAAATTTTAAAAAAACATGAACTATACTCTCAAGAAGAAATTATCAAATTTGTTGCTAAGCAAATGGATTGAATTTTAAAAAAAGAAAAAATTCCTTTTGAAAATTTAAATTTCTTTGCAAGTATACATGCAAACACCCAAAACCCACATGTACATTTAGTCTTTTTTGAAAAAGAGAAAAAGTTTATCAACTCAAAAAACGGAGAAGTATCATATCGTGGAAAAGGAAAATTTGATTTTAAAAACATTCAGGCATTCCTAAATCATTTAAATTCTCTCCCAAGTTCAAAAGAACAAGAACAAGTTTATAAAGACAAAAAAGATTTTTGAGATATTAAAAACAAAATCAGAAATATTTACAAAGAAAGTATTCGACACAATACATTGCAAACGACTTTTGAGTTTGAACAAAAGTTTTATGAATTTAGTGATGAGTTAAAAAAAACTAATGTTAAAAAGTTAAAAGATCTTAGCATTGAACAAAAAACAAAACTTTCTTCAATGGTTAATGAGTTAATTAGCAAAGATAAAAAACTCTCAATCGAAATGAAAACACTTTATCAAAAATTAGAAGATATTTCAAAATTACAAGAAAATGAAAATTTCAAAAACAAAGAGCTTATAAGTTTACAAACTAATTTAGAAAACGCTTTACTTAAAGAAATGATAAAAACAAATCAATTTAACAAAATTGATAATTATCAGTTTTTAAAAAATTACAATCCAAATTTAAATTTCATTAGCAACAATTCAAGTACTTTAAAATTTACAAAACAAAAACAATATAAAAAACTTCCATATTTGATTTGAAAAATTATTCAAAATTACAAAAAAGGACTCTCATTCTTTTCTCCAACTGAAGATAACGCAAAATACAAAGGAACAACATGAAAGCACAAGTCACTTTAA
- a CDS encoding Mbov_0396 family ICE element transmembrane protein yields the protein MAWILNAIFAPLLLAIWKVFVVIPFSIIEFMSNIFNKIGIELIIRLLFGDQAFEKGVFKVHYIYVVMSILAGTAFSLVIIISLIKTFFDAQKGNEKRIGIYKKIIPATVSIVAFPSLTFLLLMMIFNLQSLLYIVFFGHDKGFNFDLGKSTFLSLKPTGIEYNDWEAVANNGYIALWLPYSTKFNFAITMVLLAVIGIAILLQLLSLSISLVSHLLSTVAFFFLQPIVNVSRFYDEERLYGKWKRIYYKKLSIILFYTFSLNIFILVIGFLNNIDFQVNNFFALAVIKLILIGGSLAGVQVLIGDISELFGGRESVKSGFRVARDIANGAQKTAFAVAGGVGFAKGATQGAFKFLQASKGSLIGDNLARKGWKADMKAGKISSKEYWDKVRDQKEEIKRKNLRRSDYASRTGIGGWVEDKFRSTSSRLNHFKLNRADKNYKKGKINSDTFDSKISKAMKTIDKRDKEDNKRWELKRNPLNYKKRNNQNGKEK from the coding sequence ATGGCTTGAATACTTAACGCAATTTTTGCTCCATTACTACTAGCAATTTGGAAAGTTTTTGTCGTTATTCCATTTTCAATTATTGAATTTATGTCCAATATCTTTAATAAAATTGGAATTGAATTAATTATTCGTTTGCTTTTTGGAGATCAAGCTTTTGAAAAGGGAGTTTTTAAGGTTCATTATATTTATGTTGTAATGAGTATTTTAGCTGGAACAGCCTTTTCTTTAGTTATAATAATTTCGCTCATAAAAACATTTTTTGATGCTCAAAAAGGAAACGAAAAAAGAATTGGTATTTATAAGAAAATTATTCCTGCAACTGTTTCAATTGTCGCTTTTCCATCACTTACATTCTTATTATTAATGATGATTTTTAATCTACAATCACTGCTATACATTGTTTTCTTTGGACATGATAAAGGATTTAATTTTGATTTAGGTAAAAGCACTTTTTTATCATTAAAACCAACAGGAATTGAATACAATGATTGAGAAGCGGTTGCAAATAATGGCTATATAGCTTTATGATTACCATATTCAACTAAATTTAATTTTGCAATTACTATGGTTCTTTTGGCAGTAATAGGAATTGCAATTTTATTACAACTTTTATCCCTTTCTATCTCATTGGTATCGCATTTACTATCAACAGTAGCATTTTTCTTTTTACAACCAATTGTAAATGTTTCAAGATTTTATGATGAAGAAAGACTATATGGCAAATGAAAACGAATATATTACAAGAAATTGTCGATAATTCTTTTTTATACTTTTTCTTTAAATATATTTATATTAGTCATTGGATTTTTAAATAATATTGATTTTCAAGTAAATAACTTTTTTGCTTTAGCAGTCATTAAATTAATATTAATTGGAGGTTCCCTTGCAGGAGTGCAGGTTTTAATTGGAGATATTAGCGAACTTTTTGGAGGTCGCGAATCAGTAAAATCTGGTTTTAGAGTAGCTCGTGACATTGCAAATGGAGCTCAGAAAACTGCTTTTGCTGTTGCTGGTGGTGTTGGATTTGCTAAAGGAGCAACTCAAGGAGCTTTTAAATTTTTACAAGCATCCAAAGGAAGTTTAATTGGAGATAATTTAGCTCGTAAAGGTTGAAAGGCAGACATGAAAGCTGGAAAAATTTCAAGTAAAGAATACTGAGATAAGGTTCGAGATCAAAAAGAAGAAATTAAACGCAAAAATTTAAGAAGATCAGATTACGCATCTAGAACTGGTATTGGTGGTTGAGTTGAAGACAAATTTAGATCTACAAGTTCAAGACTTAATCATTTTAAATTAAATCGTGCAGATAAAAATTATAAAAAAGGAAAAATCAATTCTGATACTTTCGATAGCAAAATCTCAAAAGCAATGAAAACAATTGATAAAAGAGATAAAGAAGACAATAAAAGATGAGAATTAAAAAGAAATCCATTAAATTATAAAAAGAGAAACAATCAAAATGGTAAGGAAAAATAA